A genome region from Macaca nemestrina isolate mMacNem1 chromosome 20, mMacNem.hap1, whole genome shotgun sequence includes the following:
- the LOC105488190 gene encoding LOW QUALITY PROTEIN: zinc finger protein 324A (The sequence of the model RefSeq protein was modified relative to this genomic sequence to represent the inferred CDS: deleted 1 base in 1 codon), which produces MAFEDVAVYFSQEEWGLLDTAQRALYRRVMLDNFALVASLGLSTSRPRVVIQLERGEEPWVPSGTDTILSRNTYRRRNPGSWSVAEDGDVSGEWPRAFSDTPPGMTTSIFPVAGAYHSVKSLQGQRGASPSRERKPTGVSVIYWERLLLGSGSGQASVSLRLTSPLRPHEGGQLREKTLTEHPVPGRRPRTPERQKPCAQEVPGRAFGNAPDLEATSGRGHHGMGPTWQEPQRLLGGQEPSTWDELGEALPAGEKSFECRACSKVFVKSSDLLKHLRTHTGERPYECAQCGKAFSQTSHLTQHQRIHSGETPYACPVCGKAFRHSSSLVRHQRIHTAEKSFSCSECGKAFSHGSNLSQHRKIHAGGRPYACAQCGRRFCRNSHLIQHERTHTGEKPFVCALCGAAFSQGSSLFKHQRVHTGEKPFACPQCGRAFSHSSNLTQHQLLHTGERPFRCGDCGKAFAKGAVLLSHRRIHTGEKPFVCTQCGRAFRERPALFHHQRIHTGEKPSGDPGPACTPRPGLFPRHHQKVRQGRKPSPLPPRAQPQSRSQGRSEVTGCSPGLV; this is translated from the exons ATGGCCTTCGAGGATGTGGCTGTGTACTTCTCCCAGGAGGAGTGGGGGCTCCTGGACACAGCCCAGAGGGCCCTGTACCGCCGTGTGATGCTGGACAACTTTGCACTTGTGGCCTCGCTGG GACTCTCCACCTCTCGACCTCGTGTGGTCATCCAACTTGAGCGTGGCGAGGAGCCCTGGGTTCCCAGCGGAACGGACACGATCCTGTCCAGGAACACCTACAGGAGGCGCAACCCTG GTTCCTGGAGTGTGGCAGAGGATGGAGATGTTTCTGGAGAATGGCCACGAGCTTTCTCAGATACCCCACCTGGGATGACTACTAGCATCTTCCCAGTTGCCGGTGCCTACCACAGTGTAAAAAGCCTGCAGGGACAACGGGGTGCCTCCCCATCTCGGGAGAGAAAACCCACAGGGGTGTCGGTGATCTACTGGGAGAGACTCCTGCTAGGCTCGGGCAGTGGGCAAGCCAGCGTCAGCCTGCGACTGACCTCCCCGCTTAGGCCTCACGAGGGCGGCCAGCTTAGGGAAAAGACCCTCACAGAGCACCCGGTGCCTGGGAGGCGGCCCAGGACCCCTGAGCGGCAGAAGCCATGTGCACAGGAGGTCCCTGGGAGAGCCTTCGGGAATGCCCCGGATCTGGAGGCCACCAGCGGTCGAGGGCATCATGGAATGGGTCCGACTTGGCAGGAGCCTCAGAGACTCCTTGGTGGCCAGGAACCTTCCACCTGGGATGAGCTGGGCGAGGCTCTCCCCGCTGGGGAGAAGTCCTTCGAATGCAGGGCGTGCAGTAAAGTGTTCGTGAAGAGCTCCGACCTCCTCAAGCACCTACGCACCCACACCGGGGAGCGGCCCTACGAGTGCGCCCAGTGCGGCAAGGCCTTCAGCCAGACGTCGCACCTGACGCAGCACCAGCGCATCCACAGCGGCGAGACGCCCTACGCCTGCCCCGTGTGCGGCAAGGCCTTCCGGCACAGCTCCTCACTGGTGCGGCACCAGCGCATCCACACGGCCGAGAAGTCCTTCAGCTGCTCCGAGTGCGGCAAGGCCTTCAGCCACGGCTCCAACCTCAGCCAGCACCGCAAGATCCACGCGGGCGGGCGTCCCTATGCCTGCGCACAGTGTGGCCGCCGCTTCTGCCGCAACTCGCACCTGATCCAGCACGAGCGTACGCACACGGGCGAGAAGCCCTTCGTGTGCGCGCTCTGTGGTGCCGCCTTCAGCCAGGGCTCCTCGCTCTTTAAGCACCAGCGCGTGCACACAGGCGAGAAGCCCTTCGCCTGCCCACAGTGCGGCCGCGCCTTTAGCCACAGCTCCAACCTCACCCAGCACCAGCTCCTGCACACGGGCGAGCGGCCCTTCCGCTGTGGGGACTGTGGCAAGGCCTTCGCCAAGGGCGCTGTGCTGCTGAGCCACCGGCGCATTCACACGGGCGAGAAGCCCTTCGTGTGCACGCAGTGTGGCCGCGCCTTCCGTGAGCGCCCGGCCCTCTTCCACCACCAGAGGATCCATACCGGCGAGAAG CCGTCCGGCGATCCAGGGCCAGCTTGCACCCCCAGGCCAGGTCTGTTTCCGCGACATCATCAGAAGGTGCGCCAGGGAAGGAAACCGAGCCCACTTCCGCCTCGGGCCCAGCCGCAGTCTCGGAGCCAGGGGAGGTCTGAGGTCACAGGTTGCAGCCCTGGCCTTGTGTGA